The following proteins are co-located in the Mycolicibacterium goodii genome:
- a CDS encoding FAD-dependent oxidoreductase, whose amino-acid sequence MPHVITQSCCSDGSCVYACPVNCIHPSPDEPGFATAEMLYIDPDACVDCGACVSACPVGAIAPDTKLAPEQLPFIELNASFYPKREGKLPPTSKLAPVLPAPKITRNGPLTVAIVGSGPAAMYAADELLTQRGVRVNVFEKLPTPYGLVRAGVAPDHQSTKRVTGLFDRMAQQRGFTFYLNVEVGRHLTHADLLDHHHAVLYAVGAPNDRRLDIEGMDLPGTATATEVVAWINGHPGYTDLPVRLDHERVVIVGNGNVALDVARVLTSDPDALARTDIADHALAALRSSAVQEVVIAARRGPAASAFTLPELIGLTATCDVVLDAADHDLVQRDLAQQTDPLTRNKLEILAKLNDASAPITRPRIRLAYRLTPRQVIGENRVTAIEFGVTGTDEVRRLHTGLVLTSIGYRGRAIADLPFDESASVVPNDGGRVIDPATASPVPGAYVAGWIKRGPTGFIGTNKLCAAETVHHLVDDFNAGVLADPPRRQAALDKLVRSRQPEVVDAAGWRAIDAAETARGGQDRPRDKFTNVSDMLAVAATAPKPSMRQRLTAGLLG is encoded by the coding sequence ATGCCCCACGTCATCACCCAGTCGTGCTGCAGCGACGGGTCCTGTGTGTACGCGTGCCCGGTGAACTGCATCCATCCGTCGCCGGATGAGCCGGGCTTCGCCACCGCCGAGATGCTCTACATCGATCCCGATGCGTGCGTCGACTGCGGTGCGTGCGTCAGCGCCTGCCCGGTCGGCGCGATCGCGCCGGATACCAAGCTGGCGCCCGAGCAGCTGCCGTTCATCGAACTGAACGCGTCCTTCTATCCGAAGCGCGAGGGCAAGCTGCCGCCGACGTCGAAGCTCGCACCGGTGCTGCCCGCACCGAAGATCACCCGCAACGGCCCGCTGACGGTTGCGATCGTCGGCTCCGGGCCTGCGGCGATGTACGCGGCCGACGAACTGCTCACCCAGCGCGGCGTGCGGGTCAACGTGTTCGAGAAGCTGCCGACGCCCTACGGGCTGGTGCGCGCCGGGGTGGCGCCCGACCATCAGAGCACCAAGCGCGTCACCGGGCTGTTCGACCGCATGGCCCAGCAGCGGGGCTTCACCTTCTATCTCAACGTCGAGGTCGGCAGGCACCTCACGCACGCCGATCTGCTCGATCACCACCACGCCGTGCTCTACGCGGTCGGCGCGCCCAACGACCGGCGCCTGGACATCGAGGGCATGGATCTGCCGGGCACCGCGACCGCCACCGAGGTGGTCGCGTGGATCAACGGACATCCCGGGTACACCGATCTGCCGGTGCGCCTGGACCACGAACGCGTCGTTATCGTCGGCAACGGCAACGTCGCGCTCGACGTCGCGCGCGTGCTCACCAGCGATCCGGATGCGTTGGCCCGCACCGACATCGCCGATCACGCGCTGGCGGCCCTGCGGTCGTCGGCCGTGCAGGAGGTGGTGATCGCGGCCCGCCGCGGACCGGCGGCCTCGGCGTTCACGCTGCCCGAGCTGATCGGCCTGACCGCCACCTGCGATGTGGTGCTCGACGCGGCCGATCACGATCTGGTGCAGCGCGATCTGGCGCAGCAGACCGATCCGCTGACCCGCAACAAACTGGAGATCCTGGCCAAGCTCAACGACGCGTCCGCGCCGATCACGCGTCCGCGCATCCGGTTGGCCTATCGGCTCACGCCGCGGCAGGTGATCGGCGAGAACCGGGTCACCGCGATCGAGTTCGGGGTCACCGGCACCGACGAGGTGCGCAGGCTCCACACCGGCCTGGTGCTGACGTCGATCGGCTACCGCGGCAGGGCCATCGCCGACCTGCCGTTCGACGAATCGGCCTCGGTGGTGCCCAACGACGGCGGACGCGTGATCGATCCCGCGACCGCAAGCCCCGTGCCGGGCGCCTATGTGGCGGGCTGGATCAAGCGCGGACCCACCGGGTTCATCGGCACCAACAAGTTGTGCGCGGCCGAGACCGTGCACCACCTGGTGGACGACTTCAACGCGGGTGTGCTCGCCGACCCGCCGCGCAGGCAGGCCGCGCTGGACAAGCTCGTTCGGTCGCGGCAACCCGAGGTCGTCGACGCCGCGGGGTGGCGCGCGATCGACGCCGCCGAGACCGCCCGCGGCGGCCAGGACCGGCCGCGCGACAAGTTCACGAACGTGTCGGACATGCTCGCCGTGGCCGCGACGGCACCGAAACCCTCGATGCGTCAACGGCTCACGGCAGGCCTGCTCGGCTGA
- a CDS encoding VOC family protein, whose product MAIEITPAVIPHLCVDNAAAAIDFYVKAFDATELGRVPGPDGRIIHAAVTINGSTVMLNDDFPEFDNGKSQTPKAFGGTPVTIHLTVTDVDAKFAKAVEAGAEVVMELADQFWGDRYGMLRDPFGHQWSMGQPVREVSMDEIEEAMKSMPS is encoded by the coding sequence ATGGCAATCGAGATCACCCCGGCCGTCATCCCCCACCTCTGCGTCGACAACGCCGCTGCCGCGATCGACTTCTACGTCAAGGCGTTCGACGCCACCGAATTGGGCCGCGTGCCCGGGCCCGACGGCCGGATCATCCACGCCGCGGTGACCATCAACGGCTCGACGGTCATGCTCAACGACGACTTCCCCGAGTTCGACAACGGCAAGTCCCAGACCCCCAAGGCCTTCGGCGGCACCCCGGTGACCATCCACCTCACCGTGACCGACGTCGACGCCAAGTTCGCCAAGGCCGTCGAGGCCGGCGCCGAGGTGGTCATGGAACTGGCCGACCAGTTCTGGGGCGACCGTTACGGCATGCTGCGCGATCCGTTCGGGCACCAGTGGTCGATGGGGCAACCGGTTCGCGAGGTCAGCATGGACGAGATCGAGGAGGCCATGAAGAGCATGCCGAGCTGA
- a CDS encoding ArsR/SmtB family transcription factor codes for MQVATCLLFGGVGDVFKALADPTRRTILDELTERDGQTLFEICARLLTNHGLSSTRQAISQHLDVLEGAGLIETRREGRYKFHHINTAPLEPIVERWLKQPRDKNTETDGGEGPI; via the coding sequence ATGCAAGTCGCTACTTGCCTATTGTTTGGCGGTGTGGGTGACGTCTTCAAGGCCTTGGCCGATCCCACCCGCCGGACGATTCTCGACGAGCTGACCGAACGCGATGGTCAGACGCTGTTCGAAATCTGTGCCCGGCTGCTGACCAACCACGGCCTGTCCTCGACCCGGCAGGCCATCTCGCAGCATCTCGACGTGCTCGAGGGTGCGGGCCTGATCGAGACAAGACGCGAGGGCCGGTACAAGTTCCACCACATCAACACCGCACCGCTCGAACCGATCGTCGAGCGGTGGCTCAAGCAGCCCCGCGACAAGAACACCGAAACCGATGGGGGAGAGGGACCGATATGA
- a CDS encoding VOC family protein, translating into MRINLTSVFVDDQEKGLRFYTDVLGFVLKHDVPVGVDRWITVVSPQDPDGTELLLEPSGHPAARPFKDALVADGIPFTSFAVDDVEAEYRRLRGLGVRFTQEPTEMGPVTTAVFDDTCGNLIQIAQQN; encoded by the coding sequence ATGAGAATCAATCTGACGAGCGTGTTCGTGGACGACCAGGAGAAGGGCCTCCGCTTCTACACCGACGTGTTGGGATTCGTTCTCAAACACGATGTTCCGGTGGGCGTCGATCGGTGGATCACCGTGGTGTCCCCGCAGGACCCCGACGGCACGGAACTGCTGCTCGAACCTAGCGGGCATCCCGCGGCCAGGCCGTTCAAGGACGCGCTGGTCGCCGACGGAATCCCGTTCACCTCGTTCGCGGTCGACGACGTCGAGGCCGAGTACCGGCGCCTGCGCGGACTCGGTGTGCGGTTCACCCAGGAACCCACCGAGATGGGCCCGGTCACCACCGCGGTGTTCGACGACACCTGCGGCAACCTGATCCAGATCGCGCAGCAGAACTGA
- a CDS encoding maleylpyruvate isomerase N-terminal domain-containing protein, with protein MTAEVFASAAAAFARLVRALATFDGPGLGDWDLRALVGHTSRSLVTVSTYVHTPAETADLADAVDYYAAVREHLAGADAAGVIERGVQAGLALGDDPAGEVDRLVAQALSDIDGVGDPIIKVFGGHGIRLSDYLDTRIFELAVHSLDISRATGVPAGLPADVLSSATLLAASTAARFGDGEALLLALTGRAPLPDGYSVV; from the coding sequence GTGACAGCCGAGGTGTTCGCTTCGGCCGCAGCGGCTTTCGCGCGGCTCGTGCGCGCGCTTGCCACGTTCGACGGCCCCGGCCTCGGGGACTGGGATCTGCGCGCACTCGTCGGGCACACGTCGCGCTCGCTGGTGACCGTGAGCACGTATGTGCACACTCCCGCCGAGACCGCCGACCTCGCCGACGCCGTCGACTACTACGCCGCGGTGCGCGAGCACCTCGCGGGCGCGGACGCGGCCGGGGTCATCGAACGCGGCGTGCAGGCCGGCCTCGCGCTCGGCGACGATCCCGCCGGTGAGGTGGATCGGCTTGTGGCACAGGCACTCTCCGACATCGACGGGGTCGGCGATCCGATCATCAAGGTGTTCGGCGGGCACGGCATCCGGCTCAGCGACTACCTGGACACCCGGATATTCGAGCTGGCCGTGCACAGCCTCGACATCTCCCGCGCCACCGGCGTCCCGGCCGGCCTGCCCGCCGATGTGCTGTCCAGCGCGACGCTGCTGGCGGCGTCGACCGCGGCGCGCTTCGGCGACGGTGAGGCACTGCTGTTGGCACTGACCGGCCGGGCGCCGCTGCCCGACGGGTACTCGGTGGTCTGA
- a CDS encoding citrate synthase 2, with product MAAVPDDFIAGLEGVVAFTTEIAEPDKDGGALRYRGVDIEELVDRKVTFGDVWGLLVDGRFGAGLPPAEPFPLPIHSGDVRVDVQAGLAMLAPIWGYAPMLDIDDETARGQLARASVMALSYVAQSARGIYRPAVPQRTIDECPTVTARFMTRWQGEPDPRHIEAIDAYWVTAAEHGMNASTFTARVIASTGADAAAALSGAVGAMSGPLHGGAPARVLPMIEEVENTGDARAVVKAILDRGDKLMGFGHRVYRAEDPRARVLRATAQRLGAPRYEVAAALEQAALAELRERRPDRAIETNVEFWAAVMLDFAQVPAAMMPAMFTCGRTAGWCAHILEQKRLGKLVRPSAIYVGPEPRSATSVQGWDQIANAGAEQA from the coding sequence ATGGCAGCCGTACCGGACGACTTCATCGCCGGGTTGGAAGGCGTCGTCGCCTTCACCACCGAGATCGCCGAACCCGACAAGGACGGTGGCGCGCTGCGCTACCGAGGCGTCGACATCGAAGAACTCGTCGACCGGAAGGTCACCTTCGGTGACGTGTGGGGACTGCTGGTCGACGGCAGATTCGGTGCGGGCCTACCGCCCGCCGAACCGTTCCCACTGCCCATCCACAGTGGCGACGTGCGCGTCGACGTGCAGGCCGGCCTGGCGATGCTCGCCCCGATCTGGGGTTACGCACCGATGCTCGACATCGACGACGAGACCGCCCGCGGGCAGCTGGCCCGCGCGTCGGTGATGGCGTTGTCCTACGTCGCGCAGTCGGCCCGCGGCATCTACCGGCCCGCGGTGCCGCAACGCACCATCGACGAATGCCCCACCGTCACAGCCCGGTTCATGACGCGCTGGCAGGGCGAGCCGGATCCCCGCCACATCGAGGCCATCGACGCCTACTGGGTGACCGCCGCCGAGCACGGCATGAACGCCTCGACGTTCACCGCGCGCGTCATCGCCTCCACGGGTGCCGACGCGGCCGCCGCCCTCTCGGGTGCGGTGGGCGCGATGAGCGGTCCGCTGCACGGCGGTGCGCCCGCGCGGGTGCTGCCGATGATCGAAGAGGTCGAGAACACCGGCGACGCCCGCGCGGTGGTCAAGGCCATCCTGGACCGCGGCGACAAGCTGATGGGGTTCGGGCACCGGGTGTACCGCGCCGAGGATCCGCGGGCGCGGGTGCTGCGGGCGACCGCGCAGCGGCTTGGCGCGCCGCGCTACGAGGTGGCCGCCGCCCTGGAGCAGGCCGCACTGGCCGAGTTGCGCGAGCGCCGGCCCGACCGCGCCATCGAGACCAACGTCGAGTTCTGGGCCGCGGTGATGCTCGACTTCGCGCAGGTGCCCGCGGCGATGATGCCGGCGATGTTCACCTGCGGCCGCACCGCGGGCTGGTGCGCGCACATCCTCGAGCAGAAACGGCTGGGCAAGCTGGTGCGTCCGTCGGCGATCTACGTCGGCCCCGAACCGCGCAGCGCAACGTCGGTCCAGGGCTGGGACCAGATCGCGAACGCCGGGGCCGAACAGGCGTGA
- the pdxH gene encoding pyridoxamine 5'-phosphate oxidase, with amino-acid sequence MGIPDDPAESAPEDVDLATMRVEYVEKDGCGDLDVDWLGDDPASGWLTLLQHWINDAWKAGLPDANAMVVGTVDADGRPVTRSVLCKSVEPTGITFYTNYDSAKGEQLAVNAHASATFPWYQLGRQVHVRGAVTKVSPQETAEYWSKRPRGSQLGAWASQQSRPIASRGALLRQLAEVTERFADLDQVPVPPNWGGYRIAPEVVEFWQGRENRVHNRIRVVGGRVERLQP; translated from the coding sequence GTGGGGATACCGGACGATCCGGCGGAATCAGCACCGGAAGACGTTGATCTGGCGACCATGCGCGTCGAGTACGTCGAGAAGGACGGCTGCGGCGATCTCGACGTCGACTGGCTCGGCGACGACCCGGCATCGGGGTGGCTGACCCTGCTGCAGCACTGGATCAACGACGCCTGGAAGGCCGGCCTGCCCGACGCCAACGCCATGGTGGTCGGCACCGTTGATGCCGACGGCAGGCCCGTGACGCGGTCGGTGCTGTGCAAGAGCGTGGAGCCCACCGGCATCACCTTCTACACCAATTACGACTCCGCCAAGGGCGAGCAGCTGGCCGTCAATGCCCATGCGTCGGCGACGTTCCCGTGGTACCAGCTGGGCCGTCAGGTGCACGTGCGCGGCGCGGTGACGAAGGTGTCGCCGCAGGAGACCGCCGAGTACTGGTCGAAGCGTCCGCGCGGTTCCCAGCTGGGGGCGTGGGCCTCGCAGCAGTCGCGCCCGATCGCCTCACGCGGGGCGCTGCTGCGGCAACTGGCCGAGGTGACCGAGCGGTTCGCCGATCTGGACCAGGTGCCGGTGCCGCCCAACTGGGGTGGCTACCGCATCGCGCCCGAGGTCGTGGAGTTCTGGCAGGGCCGCGAGAACCGTGTGCACAACCGCATCCGGGTCGTCGGCGGCCGGGTCGAGCGGCTGCAGCCCTGA
- a CDS encoding MFS transporter, with amino-acid sequence MGRFFADTAPLRSPDFRRLWLAGIPTVIGANLTIFAVPVQLYALTQNSAYVGLAGLFALVPLVVFGLWGGAWADAMDRRVLLIIASVGLAVSSVLLWLQAALALDNVWLVLSMLSVQQAFYAINSPTRSAAIPRMVPGEQLPAANSLNMTVMQFGAIVGPLLAGLLLSWVDLSTLYLIDAITCLAPIWATVRLTPMPVDNAERGSARWGFGAVLEGFRYLAGNRVVLMSFVVDLIAMIFGMPRALFPQMSHESFGGPVDGGTVMALLAAAMSVGAVVGGVFSGWLPRVRRQGLAVVVAIVVWGAAMVGFGIAGGMAHGRTGLVLWTALAFLAVGGAADMVSAAFRSTILQQAASDDLRGRLQGVFTVVVAGGPRLADTAHGAAAAAVGTTVAAAGGGVLVVIGVVVAALAVPAFVRYRVSVIGTRTVRDAESEPDSV; translated from the coding sequence GTGGGACGGTTCTTCGCCGACACCGCGCCGCTGCGTTCGCCGGATTTCCGGCGACTGTGGCTGGCCGGTATCCCGACGGTCATCGGCGCCAATCTGACGATCTTCGCGGTGCCGGTGCAGCTGTATGCGCTGACGCAGAATTCGGCCTATGTGGGGCTGGCCGGTCTGTTCGCGCTGGTGCCGCTGGTCGTGTTCGGGTTGTGGGGCGGGGCATGGGCCGACGCCATGGACCGCAGGGTGCTGTTGATCATCGCCTCGGTGGGTCTTGCGGTGTCCTCGGTGCTGCTGTGGCTGCAGGCCGCGCTGGCGCTCGACAACGTGTGGCTCGTGTTGTCGATGCTGTCGGTGCAGCAGGCGTTCTACGCGATCAACAGCCCGACCCGCTCGGCGGCGATCCCGCGCATGGTGCCGGGTGAGCAACTGCCCGCGGCGAACTCGCTGAACATGACCGTGATGCAGTTCGGCGCGATCGTCGGGCCGCTGCTGGCCGGGTTGCTGCTCAGCTGGGTCGACCTGTCGACGCTGTATCTGATCGACGCGATCACCTGCCTGGCGCCGATCTGGGCCACGGTCCGGCTCACCCCGATGCCCGTGGACAATGCCGAGCGCGGTTCGGCGCGCTGGGGTTTCGGCGCGGTGCTGGAGGGCTTCCGTTATCTCGCGGGCAACCGCGTGGTGTTGATGTCGTTCGTCGTCGACCTCATCGCGATGATCTTCGGGATGCCACGCGCACTGTTCCCGCAGATGTCGCACGAGAGCTTCGGCGGACCGGTCGACGGCGGCACCGTGATGGCGCTGCTGGCGGCCGCGATGTCGGTGGGTGCCGTTGTGGGCGGGGTGTTCTCGGGGTGGTTGCCGCGCGTGCGGCGCCAGGGTCTTGCCGTGGTGGTGGCGATCGTGGTGTGGGGTGCGGCGATGGTCGGCTTCGGCATCGCGGGCGGCATGGCGCACGGCCGCACCGGGCTGGTGTTGTGGACGGCGTTGGCGTTCTTGGCCGTTGGCGGCGCGGCCGACATGGTGTCGGCGGCGTTCCGTTCGACCATCCTGCAGCAGGCCGCCTCGGATGATCTGCGCGGGCGTCTGCAGGGCGTGTTCACCGTCGTGGTCGCGGGCGGACCGCGGCTTGCCGACACCGCCCACGGCGCCGCGGCGGCGGCCGTGGGCACCACGGTGGCCGCCGCCGGTGGTGGTGTGCTGGTGGTCATCGGGGTGGTGGTCGCGGCGCTCGCGGTGCCTGCCTTCGTGCGCTACCGGGTGTCGGTCATCGGGACGCGGACCGTGCGCGATGCGGAATCCGAACCCGACTCGGTGTGA
- a CDS encoding TetR family transcriptional regulator produces the protein MAYRSQQLGRRERKKQRTRTLLVNAAIDLCARQGFQQTTVEQIAVAAEVSARTFSRYFATKDAVMLAFLDDVIELLAGALAQQPPDLGDLDALLHAHIAAFEKTRVAEPGQLTDERFLAWARIFTSSPSLMQGTVRFRPAVLFEVLAERMGVSTDDRKLTLIWSVWNAITTTALVQLGSEVDWATVTVERILDQIRSTYAEFVEVTGGVREFA, from the coding sequence GTGGCATACCGTTCGCAGCAGCTGGGTCGTCGTGAGCGCAAGAAGCAGCGGACCCGCACATTGCTGGTCAATGCCGCGATCGACCTGTGCGCCCGGCAGGGCTTCCAGCAGACGACGGTCGAGCAGATCGCCGTCGCGGCCGAGGTGTCGGCGCGCACGTTCAGCCGCTATTTCGCCACCAAGGATGCCGTGATGCTGGCGTTCCTCGACGACGTCATCGAGCTGCTTGCCGGGGCGCTCGCCCAGCAGCCGCCCGATCTCGGCGATCTCGACGCGCTCCTGCACGCGCACATTGCGGCGTTCGAGAAGACCCGGGTCGCGGAGCCTGGGCAGCTGACCGACGAACGGTTTCTGGCCTGGGCGCGCATCTTCACGTCCTCTCCTTCGCTCATGCAGGGGACCGTGCGGTTCCGTCCGGCCGTGCTCTTCGAGGTGCTCGCCGAGCGCATGGGTGTGTCGACCGACGACCGCAAACTCACGCTGATCTGGTCGGTGTGGAACGCGATCACGACGACGGCACTGGTCCAGCTGGGGTCCGAGGTCGACTGGGCAACGGTGACCGTCGAGCGCATCTTGGACCAGATCCGCTCGACATATGCCGAGTTCGTTGAGGTAACCGGGGGCGTCCGCGAATTCGCGTGA
- a CDS encoding citrate synthase — MAEKPSNGQEHATVKYPGGELDLEIVHATEGADGIALGSLLAKTGYTTFDGGFVNTASTKSAITYIDGDAGILRYRGYPIEQLAEKSTFIEVSYLLIYGELPTAEQLETFTNQIQRHTLLHEDLKRFFDGFPRNAHPMPVLSSAVNALSAYYQDSLDPLDNKQVELSTIRLLAKLPTIAAYAYKKSEGQPFLYPDNSLSLVENFLRMTFGFPAEPYEVDPEIVRALDMLLILHADHEQNCSTSTVRLVGSSQANLFTSISGGINALWGPLHGGANQAVLEMLEKIRAQGGDVSDFVRKVKNREDGVKLMGFGHRVYKNYDPRARIVKEQADKILGKLGGDDELLDIAKQLEEIALTDDFFIERKLYPNVDYYTGVIYRAMGFPTRMFTVLFALGRLPGWIAHWREMHSEPNKIGRPRQIYTGYTERAYTDIGGR, encoded by the coding sequence GTGGCCGAAAAACCGTCGAATGGGCAGGAGCACGCCACCGTCAAGTACCCCGGTGGCGAGCTGGATCTGGAGATCGTCCATGCCACCGAGGGCGCTGACGGTATCGCGCTGGGCTCATTGCTGGCCAAGACCGGCTACACGACGTTCGATGGCGGGTTCGTCAACACCGCGTCGACCAAGAGTGCGATCACCTATATCGACGGTGACGCCGGGATCCTGCGGTATCGGGGCTACCCGATCGAGCAGCTGGCGGAGAAGTCGACGTTCATCGAGGTCAGCTATCTGCTGATCTACGGGGAGCTCCCGACCGCCGAGCAGTTGGAGACGTTCACCAACCAGATCCAGCGGCACACGCTGTTGCACGAGGATCTCAAGCGGTTCTTCGACGGGTTCCCGCGCAACGCGCACCCGATGCCGGTGCTGTCCAGTGCGGTCAACGCCCTGAGCGCCTACTACCAGGATTCGCTGGACCCGCTGGACAACAAGCAGGTGGAGCTGTCGACCATCCGGCTGCTGGCCAAGCTGCCGACGATCGCGGCGTACGCCTACAAGAAGTCCGAGGGCCAGCCGTTCCTGTACCCGGACAACTCGCTGAGCCTGGTGGAGAACTTCCTGCGGATGACGTTCGGTTTCCCGGCCGAGCCGTATGAGGTCGACCCGGAGATCGTCCGCGCGCTGGACATGTTGCTGATCCTGCACGCCGATCACGAGCAGAACTGCTCCACGTCGACGGTGCGGCTGGTGGGCAGCTCGCAGGCCAACCTGTTCACCTCGATCTCGGGTGGCATCAACGCGCTGTGGGGCCCGCTGCACGGCGGTGCCAACCAGGCGGTGCTGGAGATGCTGGAGAAGATCCGCGCCCAGGGCGGTGACGTCAGCGATTTCGTCCGCAAGGTCAAGAACCGCGAGGACGGCGTGAAGCTCATGGGCTTCGGGCACCGCGTGTACAAGAACTACGATCCGCGGGCGCGCATCGTCAAGGAGCAGGCCGACAAGATCCTGGGCAAGCTCGGCGGCGACGACGAGCTGCTGGACATCGCCAAGCAGCTCGAGGAGATCGCGCTCACCGACGACTTCTTCATCGAGCGCAAGCTGTACCCGAACGTCGACTACTACACCGGCGTGATCTACCGGGCCATGGGCTTCCCGACGCGCATGTTCACGGTGCTGTTCGCGCTGGGCCGGCTGCCGGGCTGGATCGCGCACTGGCGCGAGATGCATTCCGAGCCCAACAAGATCGGCCGTCCGCGCCAGATCTACACCGGTTACACCGAGCGCGCCTACACCGACATCGGCGGGCGCTGA
- a CDS encoding YbaK/EbsC family protein: protein MKAQLFVPQVARKPASVRIVTVNERNARVAAAVTAAGIDPAIKILDADAKTAAAAAEQLGCEVGAIANSLVFECDGEPLLVMASGAARVDTDVLAKHLGADAITKANPKLVRTATGQVIGGVAPTGHPQPLRTVVDKTLASYPVIWTAAGTADSVMPLTYEQLLALTGGVALPVR from the coding sequence GTGAAAGCACAACTGTTTGTCCCGCAAGTAGCCCGCAAACCTGCATCGGTGAGAATCGTCACCGTGAACGAACGGAATGCGCGCGTCGCGGCCGCTGTCACGGCCGCCGGAATCGACCCGGCCATCAAGATCCTCGACGCCGACGCCAAGACCGCCGCGGCGGCCGCCGAGCAACTCGGCTGCGAGGTGGGCGCGATCGCCAACAGCCTGGTGTTCGAATGCGACGGCGAACCGCTGCTGGTGATGGCCAGCGGCGCCGCCCGCGTCGACACCGACGTCCTCGCCAAGCATCTCGGCGCCGACGCGATCACCAAGGCCAACCCGAAACTCGTCCGCACCGCCACCGGTCAGGTGATCGGCGGGGTGGCGCCCACCGGGCATCCGCAACCGCTGCGCACCGTCGTCGACAAGACGCTCGCGTCATACCCGGTGATCTGGACCGCCGCCGGCACGGCCGATTCGGTCATGCCGCTGACCTACGAACAGCTGCTGGCCCTCACCGGCGGGGTGGCCCTGCCGGTGCGGTGA
- a CDS encoding MFS transporter — protein sequence MNETVGALSARRKAIILVSCCLSLLIVSMDATIVNVAIPSIRTDLGASPSQLQWVIDVYTLVLASLLLLAGATADRFGRRRTFHLGLTVFAIASLLCSVAPNIETLIAARLLQAIGGSMLNPVAMSIITQVFTGRVERARAIGVWGGVVGISMALGPLVGGALIQYVDWRAVFWINLPICALAILLTAIFVPESKSSTMRDIDPVGQGLGVGFLFGVVFVLIEGPGMGWTDPRTLAVSVAALLAFVAFLHYESRRHDPFIDLRFFRSVPFSSATLVAVCAFAAYGAFLFMMSLYLQAERGYSAMHTGLIYLPIAIGTLIFSPLSGRLVGRFGSRPSLVAAGILITAATLLLTRLTVTTPVWLVLVIFAVFGIGFAMVNAPITTTAVSGMPIDRAGAASAVASTSRQVGVSIGVALCGSVAGAALAGSGADFAVAARPLWMICAALGVVILAIGVVSTSPWALRSAERLAPLIGAHHRPSEVAHVH from the coding sequence ATGAATGAAACCGTCGGTGCGCTCAGCGCGCGGCGCAAGGCGATCATCCTCGTCTCGTGCTGCCTGAGCCTGCTGATCGTGTCGATGGACGCCACCATCGTCAACGTCGCGATCCCCAGCATCCGCACCGACCTCGGGGCGTCCCCGTCGCAACTGCAGTGGGTGATCGACGTCTACACGCTCGTGCTCGCGTCGCTGCTGCTGCTCGCGGGCGCCACCGCCGACCGGTTCGGCCGCAGGCGCACCTTCCACCTCGGGCTGACGGTGTTCGCGATCGCGTCGCTGCTGTGCAGCGTGGCGCCGAACATCGAGACGCTCATCGCGGCGCGTCTGCTGCAGGCCATCGGCGGTTCGATGCTCAACCCCGTGGCGATGTCGATCATCACGCAGGTGTTCACCGGCCGCGTCGAGCGGGCCCGTGCGATCGGCGTGTGGGGCGGCGTGGTCGGCATCTCGATGGCGCTGGGCCCGTTGGTCGGTGGCGCGCTGATCCAGTACGTCGACTGGCGCGCGGTGTTCTGGATCAACCTGCCGATCTGCGCGCTGGCGATCCTGCTGACCGCGATCTTCGTGCCGGAATCGAAATCGTCGACGATGCGTGACATCGACCCGGTGGGGCAGGGGCTCGGCGTCGGGTTCCTGTTCGGCGTGGTGTTCGTGCTCATCGAGGGCCCGGGCATGGGCTGGACCGATCCGCGCACCCTCGCGGTGTCGGTCGCCGCGCTGCTGGCCTTCGTGGCGTTCCTGCACTACGAATCCCGCCGCCACGACCCGTTCATCGATCTGCGGTTCTTCCGCAGCGTGCCGTTCTCATCGGCCACACTGGTCGCGGTGTGTGCGTTCGCGGCGTACGGCGCGTTCCTGTTCATGATGTCGCTGTACCTGCAGGCCGAGCGGGGTTACTCGGCGATGCACACCGGGCTCATCTACCTGCCGATCGCGATCGGCACGCTGATCTTCTCGCCGCTGTCGGGACGGTTGGTGGGACGCTTCGGCAGTCGCCCGTCGCTGGTGGCCGCGGGCATCCTGATCACCGCGGCGACCCTGCTGCTGACCCGGCTCACGGTGACCACGCCGGTGTGGCTGGTGCTGGTGATCTTCGCGGTGTTCGGTATCGGGTTCGCGATGGTCAACGCGCCGATCACCACGACGGCGGTCAGCGGCATGCCGATCGACCGCGCGGGTGCGGCGTCGGCGGTCGCATCGACCAGCAGGCAGGTCGGCGTGAGCATCGGTGTGGCGCTGTGCGGTTCGGTCGCAGGCGCCGCGCTGGCCGGATCCGGTGCCGACTTCGCCGTCGCGGCGCGGCCGCTGTGGATGATCTGCGCCGCGCTGGGCGTGGTGATCCTCGCGATCGGCGTGGTGTCGACATCACCGTGGGCGCTGCGCTCGGCCGAACGTCTCGCGCCGTTGATCGGTGCACACCATCGTCCTTCGGAGGTGGCCCATGTCCACTGA